The following coding sequences are from one Lycium ferocissimum isolate CSIRO_LF1 chromosome 3, AGI_CSIRO_Lferr_CH_V1, whole genome shotgun sequence window:
- the LOC132048930 gene encoding uncharacterized protein LOC132048930, whose protein sequence is MIDNYKDWHEQLSYALLGHRTTARTSTGATLYLLVYVTNAVIPIEVEIPSLQIIQEIELDDAEWIHKRYEQLALIDEKRMIAVCHGQLYQQSMARAFNKYVRARVFQIGQLVLKRIFPNQEEYKGKFAPNWQGPYMVRKVLSGGAIVLAEIDGQEWPKAINSDAIKRYYV, encoded by the coding sequence ATGATTGATAACTACAAAGACTGGCATGAACAGTTGTCTTATGCACTACTAGGACACCGCACTACTGCTAGGACTTCGACTGGAGCCACCCTATACTTGTTGGTATATGTCACTAATGCAGTGATACCAATCGAAGTAGAAATCCCTTCACTGcaaataatacaagaaattgAGTTGGATGATGCAGAATGGATCCATAAAAGATATGAGCAGCTGGCTTTAATAGATGAAAAGCGGATGATTGCTGTTTGCCATGGCCAATTGTACCAACAAAGTATGGCGCGAGCTTTCAACAAATATGTGAGAGCTAGGGTGTTTCAAATTGGGCAATTGGTGCTCAAAAGAATATTCCctaatcaagaagaatacaagGGAAAGTTCGCACCAAACTGGCAAGGGCCCTATATGGTACGGAAAGTACTATCAGGAGGAGCCATAGTACTTGCTGAAATAGATGGTCAAGAGTGGCCAAAAGCGATAAATTCAGATGCCATCAAAAGATACTACGTGTGA